From the Papaver somniferum cultivar HN1 chromosome 2, ASM357369v1, whole genome shotgun sequence genome, the window tgtcttcaaatcttctttaatcttcaataaacacctgtacaccacaacttgaatctcttgtgatcaatcacgcacagaacggagtctgttaacactggattatcacaagacgtttttagatctacaaacagttctaaagatctcgtggacatttcgatctagtttgattgaatcttatatcagaagagaagattctcaagaataaacaaactaggtgcaatcaaagttcaacaaccgttagtcaatcaaatcaaattgaaaactaataatactgtaattatctagtttcccaccaacgatactcgtagagattcttgatcccacagaagtctttaaacgagcggtcgtaagagatttcgcctaattagggtactttcctctccgaatagaaggctccaccagtaacaacacaacaaggtagttttgttggctcttatgatagtttgctcgaaatgcaaacttgggtatttatagaccaaggaaatttggacaccaaggaatttctaaaaccgaatattctcaagatatgcaatatatttccaaatcggttttcataattcctggaaatgctatgtccaatattaactgaaatctcactagaaaatctccaattagtaaaagaacattaccaatttttattttccatagatatgcatttaattgctggtatttaaaagcatataaaattaacaaccttaaataaaagattctcaatttattccggaatctcctttagttattaaggaatatctttgaacaataaaagatattgTTACtggacatgttcaaagtatgttgacatctttttctttgtaaatcctttttcatatttacaatcttgaaaccgattataccacacttccaaacaagttaaaactggttcatctgatttccaagaactatgtgattgatcaaatatcaatacactaatcatgggtttacggttctaccaaacacaaggatcgattctaccttaatatggttactggtaccggttacatcagttaccaggttcggttacatcaattatcaGGAcaagttaccatattctcatggtattagttgtgatcggttacactagtcactaggttcggttacaccaattaccaggaccagttgcgccaattacaaggatcgattacacaactcttttgtgattggtcataccaattaccaggatcggttatactaattacaaatatcgatcataccatctaaggtgattacttaggatcggttacactaataaaattcataccaatacataagtcaggcattgtgactagttttaccaagatacataaaaagttatgatcggttctactaactcacgcatattggtaatccaaagatatgcagtgaataataataccaataagcctagcgatttccctttcgattcataaaacaagttcatgaatgtacttcctttaaacaaatgtaaacattgtttcctaagatgaaatcttcacctttacccatacacataatcacaatagcattcatacgattatgtcgatgtcttatatacgaagttcaaaagataagcgttatacttcgtatgctaattccttaacactatgtctactagagtataatcattcacagcttcacagttatgttttcaatatagcacgacttgaaagatacgttgggaatgaaacagttcaagtaaaaatattactaacctcaaaaggaaggatgatgtcatcgatgtagcttgttacttcttcacattcttcaagtcttcgagtaatacttgtatgtctcataatcctaatctttctagcctagcctatacgaagttgtctctagtatataatcaagcgactctttaattgagttttgtttcactaaaatatgacaaccaaacttgacataccaacgcttggtaggttcaaccgagttatgctctaacaattgacTCTAGAGATATGGTAATATGGATAAGACAAAATTATTGGAAGCACCGATAGAACCGGAAACGCCCCTTATTTCAAAGAGATGAGGAAGGGTTATtcacatttcatttgatggtaaGAGGCGAATTGTAAACTAAGCAATGGTAATTCTACCCCCTGGGAAAAATATAGATGTCTCCTATGTTACCCATAATATTTGGAAGTATCGACGTAATTTCATAGTCATTCGGTCTGAATGCTACATGAAGAACATAAGCCATATGATGGAACATGGAGACATAGGATGTAGAAGATCATAACATGAGTGATTCGGCGGATTTGGGTTCCTATATATCCACTCATGTGGTACTTCAACATATGATTCATATAAGATCCATTTGTCTAGATATCATTATATATATCCAGAAAGCCGTATGCTTTGGAATATGCTTGTACAGTTTAGGAAAGGGTTTTTATTGATCAAAAAGAAGAATCTACTTCAACCTATGCCCTTAGGCACAGCCACACATAACATAAAAATCACACTTAGAAAGGATGGACAATTAGCTAGAGCAGTAGGTGTTGTTGCGAAACTGATTGCCAAAGAGGGTAAATCGGCCACATTAAAAGTACCGTCTGGGGAGGTTCATTTGATATCCAAAGACTACTCAGCAACAATCGGAAAAGTGGGTAATGTTGGGGGAACCAGAAAAGTTTGGGTAGAGCGGGATCTAAGTGTTGGATAGGTAAGTGTCCTGTAGTAAGAGGGATAGTTATGAACCCTGTAGACCATCCCCATGGGGGGGACCAATTGGTAGAAAACAACCCACAACCCTTGGGGTTATCTTGCGCTTGGAAGAATAAGTAGAAAAAGGAATCAATATAGTGATAGTTTCAACATGTAGGCTCCCCAACATATCTTTTATGAGATGATGTACCGGCCTTCCCAGGTCTCTGCAAGTTTTCCAAGATTGAGCTCAGGCCTGCTTGGCACTACTTCTCTAAGCACTAGGTCTTCGGGCTGAAACTCTCTGGGTTTTACAGTTCTTTGGTTTTTCCTCATGTTTCTCTGATGCTTTTCCATTTGTACCAGAGATTTTTCTCTTTTTAGGTTGACCTCTTCTAAGTTTTTGAATATAGGTTCATCATTTACTTCAGAATTGACTGCTAATGTCTTTGCAGTGGGAAACTTCAACTTAGTGTTAATAATGCTTCCGTTCTGAATGCTAATGAGAAAAGCGATAAAAATGTAGAGATTATTTTTGTTGATTTGTAATCCCATAACATTTCATGGAGAATATCAGCTCACATGCCTTTTTGCAGCATCCAACTTCTTTTTTATGTTTGCCATCAGAGTTTTATTGGGGATTTCTGATTCACCATTACCCTGGGGGTAATTACTGAACCTGTATTTTAAATTATAGTTCAAAGACTATTTAGATGTAAGTTTTTCAGGTCATACTTCACTTATTTTTAAACATAAATATCTACTACCAGAAAAATCTCATATAAGAGGTCTGAGTTGTTAGTTATGAGATAAAAATTTAAAGTCCTCGGAGTTGTATCCCTTTCTCTTCCCCTTTTGAGTTATCATACAAGAGTTCAGATAAAGAAAAGATTTTGAGTTTAGGATTTTACTTTTGCTGGATGTTCTATCTTCTACAGAATGACTCCAGATCGATTGACTTGAATTGTAGTCCTTTATCTGTTACCAGTGCCATTGGCATTCCAAACCTACAAATTATATGTTTCCAAATAAATCTTCAAATATCTTTCTCTGTGATTGTGACTACAGATTTCTCCTCAACCCATTTTGAAAAGTAGTCAGTGGCAACTATCAAAAACCTTTTGCCACCTGGAGCCTGTATTATTCAGGTGAGTTAGTTTTTAGGTGCTTTTAAGATCAGGGATTCCAGGTTGCTGCTTATTTCACTTATTGTGTTATGAGAAACTCTGAGCAGTAAGTTGATCCATTCACTCATTTAGGTGTGAGCTATGAGTGTGGATACTTTACTGTTTTGAATGGTCCCATTATGTGTAGTGCTCATTACACGAAAGGCGATGGACTCAGCCCATTGTATTGTAGATCAGCTGGTGCGTGGATTTTGCTATCATATCTGCATTTATTTTCATGTAGCATTACTTCCAGAATTCACAAGTCTTGTAACAGGTTATCTATGAATTATCATGTCCGGATTACAGAATTAGACTGGATTCATATTGCTTGTAAGTTTAATAGCTTTTTGTATACCCAGAATGAGATGTTTAGTAGTATTCTGAAAAGTTTAATATGTATGCTTCTATCCAGATGTGAATGTTCTGAGTCTACCATGTAGATTAACTAGGAGCTCAAAGTGTATGCTTTGCATAGTGATTTATAATTTAGGCTTACCTCTGGCATTTGTCACATGTCCTTTATTGTAACTTAGATCGAGAACACGCAAGCAAGTAAGCCCTGCGTGTATGAGGCCTTTATTGCAACATTTCTATTTCTTGAAAAAAAAGGGATGTGTGAAGTCCCTTTGGTAGTGATCCATGAGTTAGATACTACATACTTAAAAATGATTAATATAACACTCAATAGAAAATTTTAACTTATCAAAGTGTATTTGGTATATGTAAGACAAACGATCATCTAAAACTACTAACCAAGAGCTGAGAACTTTATCGGGTATAAGTAAATCCATGCAATTATCAGGATCTGATCGACATTCAAAGCAATCTAGATAAAGATATTTCGATACACATTTAAACAATGAAAAATATGCTCCTGAATAATCAATCATTTGAATCAGATAACCAGCAATATCACTATATTCgacttatcaaaatcaatatcatgTTACAACAAAATCAATATCATGTTACCAAAAAAAGATTAGACCACAAAACCCCAAATTGCAAAAAATTCTGTATATAAAAATCAACGAAACCCTAAAAGTAAAAATCAACAGGTAAACCATGTTGTTTGGATCTTGCTTGAGTACTTATATAGTGACTCACCAAACCCAAAATTTCTATAATAAATTTTcttgttttggaaataatatcaaCCCCGGATATCACTATATTTTTATAGCATTTTTACAATGAGGATATCCGCTATATTCCTAGGTAGCCATAATTACATGTATTTATTTTTCGAAGTatttctttccaaaaaaaaatatcaagcatATTTCCCTCTATTGTACTTTTTGTTTATGGAATGCTTAGACTGGGTCTTATGGGCATGCCCAATCTCTTCCCAAACGCAAAAGCCGTGGCCATAAGTCCCTCTTCTCACAAGGCTTCCCTAGTATGCGGGAATCCCAGCGGGAAGATTCCGGATACGGCTAATCATTTGCCGTGAAGAAAAAGTAAAAAACGGAAAATGATTGTCCGTTTCTTTCTTAAAACCCTTGCAACTTAGTGGGGCCAGGAGATATTTTATCTTAAAAATCGTGTAGATTATACAAACCGGATAACAATCATGGAGAAAACTAGTGGGACCAATAGAAAAATAAGTGGGGTTTCAGGTGAAATAAGTGGGGTTTCAAGATTTGGTGGACCCAACAAATTAGAAAACGACTAATGATCGTCCGTTTTTCTCTTAAAACCATGAACAATCACAAGAGATAGGATCTTCCCAGGATGATGTGTAAAGGCATTTGGAAGAGACTGAGAACCTCCACAAGACCCGGTCTTACCTTTTATGTTTTCTCCAAGAAAAGCTGCATCCATATCTCCACAATTACTTCTTtttttctaattatttttttgtattgtttttatattttttctattattttttttgtctatttttcttttgattaatatAGATACTCAAAGTCTTACCAATGTGTTACTACCTCGAGAATTTCTTACGATGACTTTGTATTTCATTTATAACAACCACTTTTATGCGGAAGCAAAAGTCTACTGTGATCAATGTGTAATCATCCGGAACTCCaggtattttgattttaaattccAGTTGCTGATTTAAGTTTGATTAGATATTTGTTAATTGTAAATGTAAATCGCAATCAAGGTAATTTAATAATTAGGAGATTGGGATTGTAATTAGGACGTTTGATTATAAATTATAAAAAGTGTAATTGgactttgaattatttttttaatcttaTGAATGATTTAAATTTTGTGAATAAATCATGATGAAAAATGCATAATTTTGATGGGATTTTATTCCAATTTATCATTTGTGAAATTTTAGCCGATTTGGCGATGTTATAGGATTTTCTAGAATTTATAAGATTTTGTTAAATTTATTTGCTTTAggtaatattttttcttaaatgtGATTGGTCTAAAAATATTTATGGGCCAGAAAGATCTTTTCTTAAAATTTATTTTATAACATTACCAAACGaaataattttcttaaaatattttataacattgtcaaaattaaaaaatattgGAACCGAATCAACCAGAAGTGAGAATTAATCACAATCTCCGGTGAATGAGAATGGTCGAGATCCTATGTACCCAAATTCATATGTGCCCTCCGTACCCACCAATACAATTTCGCCATCTGTCGTACCATATTAAAATTTACGAACTCACTTTATTCTTTCCATATTTCACACTTATcgaataaagaaagaaaattaaacCAAGTTCTTCGCGTCTTTTGGAGGATGAAGACGACTCTTTCTATTTACGTtttatatttttataaaaattaaagattaaaattTGTATTTCTCAATCTTACAACAGTAGTAATATGACTAATTTCAGTTTGATTTTAATTCATCATAATTGAAGCTAACTAGCGCCATGGACAATCAAGGAACCTTTATTTCATGAGTTGTCTGGAAGAAATCATTACTAAACCGTATTCTGAATCCATTATTTTTCTTTACTTATTAGAGTCACCAGGCTTCCATATGTGTGTATATTAGCTCAATTCATGTTTTACCTTTTGATAAACCAAAATCTAATCAAATTTCATGATAAATCAAAATCTAATCCAATTTCATCTAAGATCTTTATGTCAAGAATAAATTTCCCTAGCCTAAAAAACAAATCCAAATGATCATCTCCCTTGGTAAAACGTAAACAAACTACATAGGTTCACAGTGAAAATAAATTCCAATCATTAAACCGTCAAAATATTGATTAGATTTTTGTTTGAAGTTGAagtagtttttttattttctttagaaGAACATATGGTTGTTTAGGTGGCAAGAAACTTTGATACTGGTAGAACTATATACTTAACCGAAATTGATCAGGTGACAGGAAATTTAGCATCTCAATTGTCTCGAGCAAAATGCCAGAAGGAAATTGGTTATCAATTTTCTTTCTTATTCGATGAGtgtaaaatatggaaagaatataCTGAGTCGGTAAATCTTAATATGGTAATACACATGACGAAATTGTATTGGCAGGTACAAAGGGCACATATAGATTTGGGTACAAATGATCTGGACCCGAATTAGAGAGCTTGAAAAAACTatgtttttatatagagaatatgAGTCACAAGCCACCTTTTTAGTTCACTAATAAATTATCTTTTCCTATGAAAAAAATGATCATTTTCTCATCAGATATTGGGACTAATACTATGGAAATGATCTACAATACAAAACATAAGGGGTTTTTGAGCTTGGAAGgatggataacattttgagaggcaaacattgcatccgaccatcccagtcacATCTCAGCTAAAGACATCCGATGGATACAAAAAGTTGTAACCTTTTTGTTATGAATTTAAATTGATTAGTTCCCTCATAATTAGGGTCATAAACTTCATAATACTACTATGTATTATGAATATGCATTGATTGGATTTCTtcgtttaaataaaataaatgcaATACAAATTTCTTTTAAGAGTATTCTTTATCTCTTTTAAGGTTACAAAGACAATACAATTTATTACtatatttgttttgaaaaattaatCAAGCTTTGTCAATTAAGTAGAACTGGAAACAAAAAATACTTTGGTAGGAGTTTTTGTATGATCATGTTTCACCCTCCCTTATTTTGTATGTTTGCAGGAAGAAACCAGAAGTGaatcaaaaaattattttttcaagATAAAATTAATAACACGTAAGAATCCTTTATTAAATAAACTAGATAAAAactatttacattttttttatttagtaAAATAAATTGGTATTAAAATGTAAAGGGTTGTTAAACAGATTGATGATACAATCTTAAAGATATTTGTATTAATCCAAGTTTCATGGAGCTTATGTTGTTTTGCTTTTGgtcatcaaaaataaaataatataacacGATAAAACAATTTGACTTGCAAGAtttaatttcagtaattactcttaAATCAGCTGCATTTAAAACCAAttttaaaaattgtttatatcaaACTTCCAAATTCATAAGTTCTTATATGTGGAATATATCCTAACAAGATTTTGAAACCTAATTAAATATATTTAGATACATGTTGAATTACTCTTTTACTATATGTTTTTGTTAGATATTTATTACTACTCTATGTTATTTTCatgtcgtgccgttacggcacaggTTATTTCTAGTTGGTAATACAAGAAGCAATTTCCGGTCTATTATTAACCCAAACACCATTATCCTCTTCCTATTCAGCTTCTCCATTCTCCCTTCATTATCCTCTTCCTATTCAGCTTCTCCATTCTCCCTTCAAATATACCATATTTGTTTCCTGCTAACCTCGTTCCCAATTCGCTCCATGTTCTCACCTACTTCTGTTTAAGTATATGTCTTACAAAAATTATTGATTGATTTATAAGATATCAACTAGCATGTTTGGATATCAAAAGTATGGATCAGAAGCAGCAGTCTCCAAGTTCTATTTCTCGAAGTCGGTTTGAGATTCTCTACCCAAACTGACTTTTTAGTTTTTGACTTCTagcagccaaaaaaaaaaaaccgtgtTTCAAACAGAAAGCTTTACGTGTGtttctcttaaaaaaaaatagacaaaaTGAATAAATAGCATGTACATTAATTTATATTCAAACATCGTCCATATGGGGAAGTAATAAAATTACAAGCAGTTCCTGATTCACTTTCAGATAAAACTTATAAGAATTCAGAGATTATAGTTTGAAAAACAACTTGATATAGAGAGAGAGATTAGAGAGGGGCCATATAATGTCACATCTTTTCATTCTTTATGTACAAGCAACAGAAAACATAATGAAGAGTTACCACCATCACTTACTATCTAAACCAGTGCGACGATTTTATCTTATATTTTCTATGGTTTGGCAGGGGTAGTATGGATCGCAGCCACACTGGAAACCATGGAATCAACTCCACATGCGTTGTGGCCTCTGCAGATTTTGTAGTAGCCTTTCTCTCCCCAACTTTCTCCCCATGAGTTCTTAATGATCCAGTATGGCACGTCCTTCATTCGGAGTGGAGCATGACCAGCAGAGCCGTACCCAACAAGTAATACACCGTGATTCAACCTGTGTGTACATATGTAAGGGCATGAAACTCCCCCAATGTATGTCTGCATCCAAGCGGCATTGATACCCACTGCACTCAtgcaaaaaaatatgaagaaattgtTGTTAATATGCTGTTTATGCCTAGTCAGTGAAAATATACTCATATTCAAGAAGGATTCCCTAGTCAGTGAAAATATACTCATATTCAAGAAGGATTCCCTAGTCAGTGAAAATATACTCATGTTCAAGAAGGAAAAGGAGACGAGACAAACCTGCAAGAGGACCATGCTGAACAAGGTTTGCAGCAATTTGTTCTTCGTCTAAGGAGACGACACTGAAGTTAGAGACTGAGGCAGCAGTCTTTGTCTTGTCAAATTTGCATGGACCACGATCTTTCCCAGTGTATGGATAGTCTTCCTCCTTCTCCAGTCCACCAGCTTTGAGTGTGTATTCAAAGGCACTAGTCATCAACCCACCACCACATCCAGCATCACATGAACTGGGTGACTCTGCATCACACTGCAGTAGTAGAAAACTTTGATTTAATACAATTACATGGTACAGAATGTATAAATGAACTAGTATGTTTTTGACGTGTGAAAACGTCAACCCAACCTCCTACGCAGATTGAATTGACTTGATATAATTTGATATGTGCCAAAAACTAGACCGTAAAACCCTTAAAATATACAGTTTAGGGGTATTTGTGAAGACCCCTGAAAAAGAGGGGTATTTATTCAATTCCCACTTACTATAACAGTTTATGGTAACATATTAGATCATCAGTATAACAAAAGACTCTAAACTCAAATAAGATATTTTTTCTCCCAATGTGTTTGCCTTAAGGCGATCATCAACAAAGATGCATGAATATCAAAGAAGTCAAAAACTAATAAACAAAACAAAGATACATGTATAGCCTACACACGAAGTTCAGCTCACACCATACCACCTTATATTTCAAAAGACTAATAGACTGCTACTTGAAAATtattgttgataagttgattAACATGGTAATAAAATAGATATAATATGCTTGGGTTCATATAATTGAGAGGCGTTGTTTTCAGATTCAATGTCTCTTATGAAAAACCCAAGCATCAATTATCCCAATTGTTTTTCACATTGAAAGACTATCAAGCATCAGTTGTCTACATGTGAAAAACCCAACAAAGCAAGAGTTCCTAATTGCAGGTAAACTCATATAAACCCAAATAAAACCAAAGATTCAACATGCCTTCACCATGAAAAACAAAGAAATTACACAGAATCTCTATGCTTAAGTAAGATATAATGTCCAAAATTCATGCCTGACAAACCCTTCCTAAATCAACCATCAAAGAACATTCAAAACAATAATCATCAGATAAAGTACGACACATAGAAAGTCAACCCTGTAAATTCAACACGCAACAATCAACCAATTAAGCCTTGACAGAATCAAACAATTTCATAACTTGAAAACAATAAGGAAGGATCAGTTACGAACCACATGATCACAATCCACTAGCTGTTGCTCACTGAGGCTAACAAGTTTCCCAGTAGCGAGAAAATTAGCACCTTCCAAGGCTCCAGTTGCGCTGAATGACCAGCAAGA encodes:
- the LOC113349808 gene encoding cysteine protease RD19A-like, translated to MEFSSRFVLLILLSTTAVVLAYTEESIETQDLLIRQVVPESSSSNQLDDLILNAEHHFSNFVKEFGKVYADIEEHAYRLKVFKKNLLRAKRHQKFDPSAVHGITKFSDLTPREFKRNYLGLRRKLDLPSDANQAPILPTKDLPTDFDWRDHGAVTGVKNQGTCGSCWSFSATGALEGANFLATGKLVSLSEQQLVDCDHVCDAESPSSCDAGCGGGLMTSAFEYTLKAGGLEKEEDYPYTGKDRGPCKFDKTKTAASVSNFSVVSLDEEQIAANLVQHGPLAVGINAAWMQTYIGGVSCPYICTHRLNHGVLLVGYGSAGHAPLRMKDVPYWIIKNSWGESWGEKGYYKICRGHNACGVDSMVSSVAAIHTTPAKP